Proteins encoded in a region of the Diospyros lotus cultivar Yz01 chromosome 9, ASM1463336v1, whole genome shotgun sequence genome:
- the LOC127809139 gene encoding AP-1 complex subunit mu-2-like: protein MAGAASAFFLLDIKGRVLVWRDYRGDVSSVQVERFFTKLIEKEGDPGSQDPVAYDNGVTYLFVQHNNVYLMTALRQNCNAASLLLFLHRVVDVFKHYFEELEEESLRDNFVVVYELLDEMMDFGYPQYTEAKILNEFIKTDAYRMEVSQRPPMAVTNAVSWRSEGILYKKNEAFLDVVESVNILVNSNGQIIRSDVVAALKMRTYLSGMPECKLGLNDRVLLEAQGRATKGKAIDLDDIKFHQCVRLARFENDRTIAFIPPDGSFDLMRYRLSTQVKPLIWVEAQVERHSKSCIEMTVKACSQFKERSTATNVEIEFPVPSDATNPNIRTSMGSASYAPENDALVWKIRSFPGGKEYMLRAEFRLPTIMAEEAVPERKAPIRVKFEIPYFTVSGIQVNEWPHMHYIQLPPPAAALSQH, encoded by the exons ATGGCTGGGGCGGCCTCGGCTTTCTTCCTTCTCGACATCAAGGGCCGGGTTCTGGTGTGGCGGGACTACCGCGGCGACGTCTCCTCCGTCCAGGTGGAGCGATTCTTCACCAAGCTCATCGAGAAAGAG GGTGATCCGGGGTCTCAAGATCCAGTGGCGTATGATAATGGCGTGACCTACTTGTTTGTACAGCACAACAATGTCTATCTGATGACAGCCTTGAGGCAGAACTGCAATGccgctagccttcttctctttcttcaccGTGTAGTTGAT GTATTTAAGCATTATTTTGAGGAGTTAGAAGAGGAGTCGCttagagacaactttgttgtAGTG TATGAGCTACTTGACGAGATGATGGACTTTGGTTACCCTCAGTACACCGAAGCAAAGATTTTAAACGAGTTTATTAAGACCGATGCTTATAGGATGGAGGTTTCACAGAGGCCACCTATGGCTGTGACAAATGCTGTGTCATGGCGCAGTGAAGGTATACTTTATAAGAAGAATGAA GCGTTCTTGGATGTCGTTGAGAGTGTTAATATACTTGTCAACAGCAATGGCCAAATTATTAGGTCAGATGTTGTTGCTGCATTGAAGATGCGAACTTACTTAAG TGGGATGCCTGAGTGTAAGCTTGGGCTGAATGATAGAGTGTTGTTGGAGGCGCAAGGGCGAGCAACAAAGGGGAAAGCCATTGATTTGGATGACATCAAGTTTCATCA GTGTGTGCGCTTGGCACGGTTTGAAAATGATCGGACAATAGCCTTCATACCTCCTGATGGATCTTTTGATCTCATGAGATATAGACTCAGTACTCAG GTAAAACCTCTGATATGGGTGGAAGCTCAAGTTGAAAGGCATTCTAAAAGTTGTATAGAGATGACGGTGAAAGCATGCAGTCAATTTAAGGAGCGCAG TACTGCTACTAATGTTGAGATTGAGTTCCCTGTTCCATCTGATGCTACAAATCCAAATATTCGGACATCAATGGGTTCTGCTTCATATGCACCAGAAAATGATGCTCTTGTCTGGAAAATTAGGTCCTTTCCTGGTGGTAAG GAATATATGCTTAGAGCAGAATTTAGGCTTCCAACTATAATGGCTGAAGAAGCAGTTCCTGAGAGAAAAGCTCCTATACGCGTGAAGTTTGAGATACCATATTTTACTGTTTCTGGAATACAG